Genomic DNA from Candidatus Kaiserbacteria bacterium:
AGTATTACAAATACCCTCGCTGGGCATATTGAATCATTTTTTGAGTCTCCTCAAAGAGAGGAAGTTTTGGCGGAGGCAGAAACGACTCTCACAAAGGACGTCCTCACCGAAATTGCCCCTACCGGGGACTCATTTAGGGGAGCAATTCCAAAAATCCTTCTCGAACATGCCGAGTACCAGCGTGCTGCCGTCCTCGCGAGTAAACAAGACGAAAATATGCCCACATCTATTGGCGATGTACCTCTTGAGGAAGCAATAGAAAATGCACTTGTGAATATTTATTGTCAGTATAAAACTGATGAATACATTCGCACTACCACGGGTACTGGCTTTTTCATCAATCAAAAAGGAGTTATTCTGACCAATGCCCATGTAGCACAGTTTCTACTTCTCAAAGAAATTAAGGGGGTTACTGACGATATTGAGTGTGTCATTCGTTCAGGGAATCCCGCCTCGCCAAAATACGTGGCAGAACTTTTATATATTTCACCCACCTGGGTATTTAAAAATTCTGAAGTGGTCGTGGATGAATCTCCGCGTGGTACGGGCGAGCGTGATTATGCACTTTTATATATAGCAAAAAGCACTAACGGCACTCCCCTTCCCATCCGCTTCCCTACCCTTCCTATAGACACTACGCTTCTCTCACGAGAGACCGAAGGTCTCGAGGTATTCACTGCAGGATATCCTGCAGAAGAACTCATGCGTCGGGGCGCAGATGCAGAACTGTATCCCGTCCTTGCTCCTACGCAAATTAATGCACTCTACACCTTCGGAAGTAACTATGCAGACCTCTTTTCAATCTCAGCATCTCCTGTAGGGGAGCATGGGGCCTCAGGTGGACCCATTGTGAATGTATGGAGTCAACGTGCGATTGGGCTTATCGTCACCAAAGGTGATATTGCTGAGGGAGAAAAAAGTCTTCGGGCACTTACCCTTTCCTACGTCGATCGTACCATCATAGAAGAAACGGGCTTTTCTCTCTCACAAAACATGCAAGGAGATATTGCCTATCGTGGACTCATTTTTAACAAAGCAATGGCACCTTTTCTGTCAGATATTTTAATGGATGAATTGCAAGGAGAATAAAACAAGCCCCGACACCACTGGTGTCGGGGCTTGTATATATCAAGTTTATTATTCTACTTCAGGGAGTATTACTTCTGTTGAAGTGCTTGTTTCCTCGACTGGATCTACAACCTCCCCTTCTACTGGTGGGAGTACCGGTACTTCTCCTGTTACTTCACTTGGCTTAGTGAGAGAATCAATATCAATCATAAGTGCGCTTGCTTCCTTAATTGCCACCTCAGCAGCAGAAATCTCCCCTGTCTCAAGAGCCACTGTTGTCTGAAGCATGAGTGTATCTATCTGTGTGAGTGCCTCGTTCACTTTCTCTACAATTCCAGGCTCAGCAAGTGTGATGAGGCGTTCAGTGACTTGAATTTTTAAACCATTCAATACTTCGATTTCGCTCTTCACCATCTCAGTTCGTTCGATATCGCTAAGCATCACTGGTACGAGATCAGCAAGCGACACCGTTTCACGCACATCAATATCAGACATAAAAGCCACGAGTTTCTGCAGGAGCCCCAAGGTAGCAGCCAAATCGCCTGTAGCAGCCTCTGAATGATCGTCGTGCACCTGTTTCGCCTCTTCGGTCAAGCGATTGATATCACTCAAACGACGATCGATATCGCTAATTTCTTCTTCGGTTGCTGATCTTTTGATTGTGATAAAGAGTTCAAAAGCACGTGTGGTTTCACGCTCTACCTGTGCCATTAGTCCTTCGTATGAAGCAGTGTTTTCTACCTGACTTTCTATTACACCTTCACGCGCATCATTCATCACCACCATAATAGATTCCACGAGAGAATCATCTTCGATTTCTGTATCTGCACCAAGCATTGCAGACTGGACCTCGA
This window encodes:
- a CDS encoding trypsin-like peptidase domain-containing protein encodes the protein MVVLTFLQNIVVSVLVGYLSITNTLAGHIESFFESPQREEVLAEAETTLTKDVLTEIAPTGDSFRGAIPKILLEHAEYQRAAVLASKQDENMPTSIGDVPLEEAIENALVNIYCQYKTDEYIRTTTGTGFFINQKGVILTNAHVAQFLLLKEIKGVTDDIECVIRSGNPASPKYVAELLYISPTWVFKNSEVVVDESPRGTGERDYALLYIAKSTNGTPLPIRFPTLPIDTTLLSRETEGLEVFTAGYPAEELMRRGADAELYPVLAPTQINALYTFGSNYADLFSISASPVGEHGASGGPIVNVWSQRAIGLIVTKGDIAEGEKSLRALTLSYVDRTIIEETGFSLSQNMQGDIAYRGLIFNKAMAPFLSDILMDELQGE